One Rhodothermus bifroesti DNA window includes the following coding sequences:
- the speA gene encoding biosynthetic arginine decarboxylase, with the protein MNALTTTLPLDEAPAHPAVASAAWTAEQAEALYHVPAWGAGYFHVNEAGHVAVRPQGLGGPSIDLFEVVSRLRRQGIHPPLLVRFQDLLRTRVVQLNRAFRRAIAEVGYANVYQGVYPIKVNQLREVVEEILEAGQPFSFGLECGSKPELLAALPYLERDDMLLICNGCKDRAMMQLILAGQGLGKRVIPVLERMEEFALLLEVLHDRLLPRASTPVIFGVRLRLSTTGAGLWAESGGETSKFGLSLSELLGLLDRVADTRSGLSLQLLHFHLGSQIASLTHIREAVTEAARIYARLRQRGFSITYLDIGGGLGVTYEAGNPHAPGSIDYTLEEYARAVVSTLRRVCDEEGVPPPVIISESGRALTAYHSVFVTEVLGMRSKPRAALLKIPRNGTLPAELKALWQLVETLPSTAPLEAYRHAQALRETINQHFREGRLSLEQKAFAEQLYWMASSRIQTCLAEQGTFSFELPEPLQQLTLELADHYLCNFSVFRSLIDHWAIGQHFPIMPIHRLNEPPTRQGILVDLTCDSDGQVSNFVTPFGQKHTLELHPLRPNEPYYLGFFLMGAYQDIMGDQHNLFGRVTEAHVYADEDEPGNFYLELVLPGATVQEQLAQVQYYPNDLERRMNRLIQEKVRTGAVRPREGVEVLELYRQIFRGSTYLEA; encoded by the coding sequence TTGAACGCGCTAACCACCACGCTTCCCTTGGACGAAGCTCCCGCGCACCCGGCTGTAGCCTCCGCTGCTTGGACGGCCGAGCAGGCCGAAGCCCTTTATCACGTACCGGCATGGGGAGCCGGATATTTCCATGTAAATGAGGCAGGACACGTTGCTGTACGCCCTCAAGGCCTAGGGGGACCCTCAATTGATCTTTTTGAAGTCGTTTCGCGACTACGTCGTCAGGGAATTCATCCACCTCTGCTAGTCCGGTTTCAAGATTTGCTCCGCACGCGGGTCGTGCAGCTCAACCGGGCCTTCCGCCGAGCCATTGCTGAGGTCGGATATGCCAACGTCTACCAAGGCGTCTATCCGATCAAAGTGAACCAACTCCGTGAGGTAGTGGAGGAAATCTTAGAAGCGGGGCAACCTTTCTCTTTTGGACTGGAATGCGGCTCCAAGCCCGAATTACTGGCCGCACTGCCCTACTTGGAGCGTGACGACATGCTGCTCATCTGCAACGGATGTAAAGACCGTGCAATGATGCAGCTCATCCTAGCCGGCCAAGGCCTGGGCAAGCGGGTGATTCCCGTGCTGGAGCGCATGGAAGAGTTCGCGCTGCTTTTGGAGGTGCTCCACGACCGCCTGTTGCCACGTGCCAGCACGCCTGTGATCTTTGGCGTCCGGCTGCGCCTCTCGACCACCGGTGCTGGACTCTGGGCTGAATCAGGTGGCGAAACTTCCAAGTTTGGCTTGTCGCTGTCTGAACTGCTGGGCTTGCTGGACCGCGTGGCCGATACACGCTCTGGGCTTTCCCTCCAGCTGCTGCACTTTCACTTGGGCAGCCAGATCGCTTCGCTGACCCACATTCGCGAGGCTGTAACCGAGGCAGCCCGCATCTATGCCCGTTTGCGCCAACGAGGCTTTTCAATCACCTACCTGGACATTGGGGGTGGCCTAGGCGTTACCTACGAAGCAGGGAATCCACACGCCCCAGGAAGCATTGACTACACGCTAGAAGAGTACGCACGGGCCGTCGTTTCCACGTTGCGCCGCGTTTGCGACGAGGAAGGGGTACCTCCACCTGTAATTATTTCCGAAAGCGGACGAGCACTGACGGCTTATCATTCGGTATTTGTAACCGAAGTGCTGGGTATGCGCTCCAAACCCCGTGCAGCGCTGCTCAAAATCCCCCGAAATGGCACGCTGCCGGCCGAGCTCAAAGCTCTCTGGCAGCTCGTCGAAACCCTACCCAGCACCGCGCCGCTAGAAGCCTACCGGCATGCGCAAGCTTTGCGAGAAACGATTAACCAACACTTTCGGGAAGGTCGCCTTTCCCTAGAGCAAAAAGCCTTCGCAGAACAGCTCTACTGGATGGCTTCGAGCCGGATTCAAACCTGCCTGGCCGAACAGGGCACGTTTTCCTTTGAGCTGCCAGAACCCTTGCAGCAGCTTACCCTCGAACTTGCCGACCACTACCTGTGCAACTTCTCGGTCTTCCGTTCTTTGATCGACCACTGGGCCATTGGTCAGCACTTCCCCATCATGCCTATTCATCGGCTCAATGAACCGCCTACGCGACAAGGCATTTTGGTAGACCTTACGTGCGACTCCGATGGCCAAGTAAGCAACTTTGTCACCCCCTTTGGCCAAAAGCACACGCTGGAGTTGCACCCACTGCGGCCTAATGAACCCTACTATCTCGGCTTTTTCTTGATGGGTGCCTACCAGGACATTATGGGCGACCAGCATAATTTGTTCGGTCGCGTCACGGAAGCCCACGTATACGCCGACGAAGACGAGCCGGGCAACTTCTATCTAGAGCTGGTTCTGCCAGGGGCAACCGTTCAAGAACAACTGGCCCAGGTGCAATACTATCCCAATGACCTGGAGCGGCGCATGAACCGCCTGATTCAGGAAAAAGTACGTACGGGAGCTGTCCGCCCCCGCGAAGGGGTAGAAGTACTCGAGCTTTACCGGCAGATCTTCCGCGGCTCGACGTATCTGGAAGCCTAA
- a CDS encoding ABC transporter ATP-binding protein, whose amino-acid sequence MHCLEVIGLGKRFGFRRLFSGLSFRLKPGEQLAVTGPNGSGKSTLVRILAGVLRPTEGSVVLQVNGKTLEATDRPLHVGLVAPYVHLYDGFTARENLMFLARARGLDNPQKCVEVWLDRVALRSYADEPVAVFSSGMRQRLRFAAALLADPVLWLLDEPRANLDEAGRHLVATLLEQGQRQGRLIVVATNEAGEAAACDRQLYLPDYRAA is encoded by the coding sequence ATGCATTGCTTAGAAGTAATCGGGCTAGGCAAGCGCTTTGGCTTTCGGCGGCTTTTTTCAGGGCTTTCGTTTCGCTTAAAGCCTGGCGAGCAGTTAGCGGTAACCGGACCTAACGGCTCCGGAAAATCCACGCTTGTGCGTATTCTGGCCGGTGTACTTCGCCCCACTGAAGGAAGCGTAGTCTTGCAGGTCAACGGTAAAACCCTGGAAGCCACCGATCGCCCACTTCATGTGGGCTTAGTTGCACCGTACGTGCATTTGTACGATGGTTTTACAGCGCGCGAAAATTTAATGTTTTTGGCTCGAGCACGCGGCCTAGATAATCCTCAAAAATGCGTCGAGGTTTGGCTCGATCGCGTAGCCCTGCGTTCGTATGCCGACGAGCCTGTGGCGGTCTTCTCCTCTGGGATGCGGCAGCGATTGCGCTTTGCAGCCGCATTATTGGCGGATCCGGTGTTGTGGTTGCTCGATGAGCCACGTGCTAACCTCGATGAGGCTGGCCGGCACTTGGTTGCAACGCTACTAGAGCAGGGGCAAAGGCAAGGCCGCCTCATCGTTGTTGCAACCAATGAAGCAGGCGAAGCCGCTGCTTGCGATAGGCAGCTTTATTTACCCGACTACCGAGCAGCTTAG
- a CDS encoding ComF family protein: MLVLLDSYRQVLQQLGQALWGLLYPPFCLHCGERVENARFPLCPACQQQLHRVPKSEALHRLHQLPAAVGCFRAAHALWYYAPKQPLERLHHALKYGNRPTYGLHLGQIMGKTFSPLLQETIDVILPIPLHRGRYLARGYNQSAWLAYGVGDVLGRPVMPKLLQRLRATRSQTHLSRSERQANVAGAFRAPMPDLLRGRHILLVDDLLTTGATATAAAHALHAARVASVTLLTLGLAH, encoded by the coding sequence ATGCTTGTTTTACTGGATTCTTACAGGCAAGTCTTGCAGCAGCTAGGGCAGGCGTTGTGGGGCTTGCTTTATCCGCCGTTTTGCCTACACTGTGGCGAGCGCGTAGAGAACGCACGTTTTCCGCTATGCCCAGCTTGTCAACAGCAGCTACACCGCGTTCCAAAAAGCGAAGCGCTGCACCGCTTGCACCAGCTTCCGGCAGCTGTAGGATGCTTTCGTGCCGCTCATGCCCTGTGGTACTATGCGCCCAAGCAGCCGCTTGAACGCCTGCACCATGCGCTGAAGTACGGGAACCGCCCAACCTACGGCCTGCATCTTGGCCAAATTATGGGAAAGACATTTAGCCCCTTGCTGCAAGAGACAATCGATGTCATTCTTCCCATTCCTCTCCACAGAGGGCGCTACTTAGCGCGAGGGTATAACCAGAGTGCATGGTTAGCCTATGGTGTGGGCGACGTGCTGGGTCGTCCGGTTATGCCGAAGCTGCTTCAACGCTTGCGCGCTACGCGCAGCCAAACGCATCTGAGCCGGAGCGAACGCCAAGCCAACGTAGCCGGAGCTTTCCGCGCACCCATGCCAGACCTACTCCGTGGCCGCCACATTTTGCTGGTAGATGACCTGCTCACCACAGGCGCCACTGCTACAGCTGCTGCGCACGCCCTGCATGCAGCGCGCGTAGCCAGTGTGACGCTGCTCACGTTAGGCCTGGCCCACTAA